The Equus quagga isolate Etosha38 chromosome 20, UCLA_HA_Equagga_1.0, whole genome shotgun sequence genomic interval CTGCTTAGTCTTAAATTCCAGTCACTGGTATTGGATGGGAGCACCCATGCACAATCACACATTTAACTTTACAACTATTAACAGCAAATAACAGTGCATTTAAAGGCATTGTAATTAGAATTCTGGTGTTTATGATATATGTGTGGCCAGTTAATATCTCCAGAAGTTTCTCAGAAATTTTAGATCCTCTCTCTGGAAGAATGATGCTCCCTGTTACTCGAACGGTCAGTACCAAGTGAAGAACATGCACAATGGTCAATCAGGGTATACCTAAAGGTTATGCCTTAGTGTCAGCTGAGATAAGCACTTATTACCAAAGGATTCACTTTCAAATCTTACTTGCCATAACAGACCTCGTGCATTATACACAAGCAGTAGGCAGTGGGGGGTTGGTATACAGGGAGAGACCATGCATGGGCTCTAGAGTCAGAAGCCTGGCTCCAGACACCCTGCTGAGTCATTCCTTGTTACTTCATCTGCAACCATTATCTTGTGGGCTTCTTAGGTTTTGTTATATTTGAAGCTTTTGGCTCCGGGCCTAACAGTAAGTGTGTAGTAAATGGTATTCTAATATTCTGATACAATTAAATTATGGAGAAATAATATGCTTAAGATATTCACCTAAGTCCATGTGGCtcagaatcttaaaaaataattactctgCATAAACTCTCGCCTGAGTTTTATAAAGTCCTGTTTAAAAGGTATGTGTAACAATTTAAGAGTGGcctttgttattaaaatttttgtcaaattATGGAAAGAGTTAACCTATTTCCTGCTTGGGTACAAAATTTCACATACTATTAACATATAATTATCTAAGACTTTTGggttaaaaaaagtttattatagTCAGTACTCCAGAGGATTGTcgaggtgggggaggagaaagTGGTTTATACCAGGAATCTGTTCCTacgtattttaaattatttttcttttaaatagatttgtttttattattaaaaaaaatacgtGCTCAGTAGAAAAGTATAAAGATGATAACAAAGGTCACCAGTAACTAcaccaaataaaaatataccactgttaacatttgatgtgtgtgcatatttacaaagatatttaGTTAAAATGGAAGTCCAGTATATATACTGTTCTGCAACTTGCTATTTTGTCACTTAACCTGTCAATGGGCAATTTAATAAGTATGAAGCTAAATAATCTTTAATGATAGAATATTCCACTGTATTGTTATACCAGAATTTAATCAGTTCTCTACtgatgaatatttaggttgtttccattcctctgtttctttgttattataaaaatgatgATGAAGAACCTAGTACCTACATCATTACAATTTTGTCCAGCTATATCCTTGGGataatttcctataaatggaatgtTAGGTCAAAGGGTGTACCCATTCAAAATTGCAGCATGTTACCAGATACTCTTTCTAAATGTTTATATGTAGTCCCATCAAcagaatatataaatgtttacattctCTCATCAATActtgatattatatttttaatctttgtccTCTAAATATGAACCTTGATATATACCACACTAGAAGACAATAAAATACTCTATACCTTGGTCATCATATTCTCCTCTCCAGATAGCACTTCCATTTGGAAATTTCGATATGTATTATcaatattattgattttatttactgCTGAAGTGATTCCTGGATTTTTGTCAATCATAACTTGGcctaaaagaaaagatgagaattGGTAATAAATATTGACTACTGGTtgcaaaacaaaagctaaaactgcaaatatgaaatggaaatgaaCTGTATTTTGATTTATGGACAAAAACTGCATCTAACATGTATAAAGTAGTAtgcaattttaaaacttcaacaGATTACTAAAGTTAATGTCTGATGGCCTCGAAtacaacacaaaaaaatgtatgggcacatttttaaaggaaaaattttgagGAGTTTGGGTCtacttaatatttttccatgttttctacTATATCTCCTCAAATGTACCAATACACAATAAGCAAAAAGCTAGACCATAGAGAACTggtaaagaatgaaaagaagagacGTAAGGACTGTGGCAACAAATGGTCTCAGAAAACACCGGCCGTCCCCATTGGCCTCAAACCAAATGTTTGCTTTACTGTGCACCTGAGATCCATGTCCCCACTTTGGAAATAGATACTagcaaaataatgttttcaaataaaagcaaTATAGATTCTttagaatcttatttttttaaatgttcatttatttgttctttttgtcaAATATTTGCCAGAGCAGAAAAAGctacaaagataataaaatatgcCAAAAATGGTATTTTGACACCGTTTAATCAGTCTACTTTTTTTGTCAgcgtttaaaaaaatttttcagaatcTATATGCTATCCCACTGCATAAGGAAAGAGAATTTGATTTGTAAGTTAGTAAAAAGTCCTCAATAATATAAACATGCTGAAATACAACCAGAATTTGTCTAATTTCTCTCTGATAATTAGATACTGGATTTTAAATAGGATAATATTAATAAACTCCAGCCAATCATTGCTCTTATCCTCTTCTACTTCAGGTATCAGAACTCAATTTTTAAGGTACAAAAATTAGTCTGAAATGacgaatgaaattaaaaaaaaacaaaaaccacaaaccTGTTCTGAAGGTCTGTAGTAAAGCTTTAAAATTATCATTGTgtgaaaatgttttgcttttaatcaGTGAGCGCTCCTTTATGAAAGAGAGGTTATAAAATAGGAATGCCAAAAGGAATGTTTGAGGTAAGATAGGCAATGGCTCAAAGGAAAGCCTAGAGCTGACAATTGCACCCAGTCATAATTATAAGGATCTGCTTAAGTATTTATTATGTTATCACTAAGCATTATCAACCCCtttcatcaataaaaacaaaggaaacgcATAATAGCATATTTCTGAAATCCTACCCACGCAAAATACTGAGCACTACATTTTAAAGTTGAACATCATTCCCAGAAGTTCTGACAATTactctacattaaaaaaaaattaatctggagAATGCATGGccatcaaatatttatataaggACAAGAGCAATTCTGATTAGTCTCCTACTTTTTTCTTATACCAAATAAAGGACCCAGGTTCAAATGTGGGCCCACAGAGGTATGACATACACAAGCATCATTTCTAAAAGGCTAGGAGCACTAAAAAACAAAGTATGGTGCCTGACATATAGAAAAAGCTCAATTAGTTCAATCGATGAAAACATGAGCGTCTTGCACTTTTGACTATAAAACACTCAAATTTATGAAACCTAGCATTCAACACAGTCTTGAAGGCCCAAAAGTCCTGTGTACTAAGATGACGAACTGCCAAAGCAACTGATTCAAGTTTAATCTATGCTTATGTATTGTGTATGCAAAAGCTTTACGATAGTTAGAGCTTGCCATGACTCTGGCAAGGATATTCCAAAATGACCCTCAAAAGAGAGGGTACGTAgctcaaaatgataaaatgtccTGCTTTTGtaatttagcatcttaaaaaataattttcaaaactaaaattagaacttGCTAATTGATTTCTAGTATGAAAACATGACTACAACACACCTACCAATTAAATGCTTGAAAGGTAGTTGATGATCTCGAAGGTTCAGGTGAGCTATATGTCCAACTCTGCTGAACCCAGAAGTCACATCTTGACCTTCAGGAAGCACAGCTCTCAAGATTTCTTCTGACTTAAAATTTTCGTAAGTTAGTTCCAAATTATATTTAGATATCTGTGGATTGACATTAAGCTGTCTTAAAATATCTAGTTCTGCTTTCTCAAAGGAATCATTAGTAAACATTTTATAGGGATCCAACATAATTAGCCTGCTTTCTTCATCTTCTGGGTCTTCAATCACACGTTTTATGCCTGGGCGCTGCAGTGCCGCCCTTTTAAGGGATCGCATCAATTTACTGACAATTTCTTTCCTCACTTTAAGCGCTGGGATGGTGactgtctttttaaaagctgttcTATCAAGTTTTGTCATTCCTCGAACATCAGAGGGTGGTGCAAACAATTCAGAGTCTCTCtgatttgtttctgtttcagGCATGGTTgagaatctttttctttgatcCAACAAGAAAATACCAGTTGCTCTGCTAAGCGTCTGTATCAGTGATGTCCAAGCTAGTGGAATTGATTCTGATTCAGTTATTCTACAGTTTTCCACTTTGAGAAGTCTTCTTGAGAATGCAAATGGCCTCCATAAGATCCtaaaaaaagtattaagaaaataCCATAAAGCTACAAACTAACTTCATGTTCACACTAGGTTTTGAGAATAGAAATTTAAATCCTGTTTTAAATAACCTGCTAAATGCTGCTAATTAAAACTTTTAGCGGCACGTACAAAGTATACTATCTTTTCCAGGATAGGATGACTTTTATTAGTGGCaaataataaatttgtaattTCACCCCACCTGCTGCCAAGACAAAGGCTTAGTGATCCATCAGCCTTGCTATACTCCATGAAGCTCTCCACCCACAATTTTCTAGAGAATACATCTGAGATTGGCGTTAAAGGATCATCTCTAATGAAACGGTCATTATATTTATGACTTTATCACGGGCAGTATTTACTAggatattcttttaatttttttttatttttcctttttctcccgaaagccccctagtacatagctgtatattttttagctgtgggtcctagttgtggcatgtgggacccgcctcagcatgacttgatgagtgcgCCATGTCGGcgccgggatcccaaccggcgaaaccctgggccatgacgcggagcgcgcgaacttaaccactcagccaccgggcagCCCCTACTAGGATATTCTTATGGGTGCTTATTGTGTCAGACgctgtgctaaatgcttttcACACTTGATCAATCTTGGGAGGTGTGTGGGATCGCACCCTCATTTTGTGAGTTAACTAAAGCTCACAAGTAGGTTAATTCACCAGACGCCTCGTTGCTGGTAAGTGGCTAAGCAAGGACTGAAAGCCAGGCCTGCTGTCTTCAGTGCTTGTGTTCTTAACATACTGCTAGGTTGTTTGTCTTGACTGCCACAAGTCCTGCCTCTAACTAGAGGTTTCAGTATCTTGAGGAGGATTTTGCTGAGTGTTATATGCACATCCCATTAACAGTATCAGTTATTCGGCTTGCCTTCTAGAATACCGAAGAAGTAATTGTAAGAGGAAAGCGCCCTGCCCCGGAACCCTGAAAAGCAACAAACTTCACAGGGTTCAAAATGGGTCTAGCAGTTACCCAGCGATGTCATCTTGGGTAAATTACTCAATCTGAGTCTCggtttcccacctgtaaaatgagctAAAGGCTCTAGCAGAAAGCTTTTGGGAAGATTAAGCAGACTCCTCACCACGCTGTACTCGGACCGAGGCTCAGCACCCGGGCGAGGGGGTGACCTCGCGACGCTTCCTCGCCCAGGCAGCGCGAGGCGGAGAGCAGCCCGGGCGGGCGGGTACGGCCACCGGACCCACAGCCCCTTGGGACTATCAAGGGTACCGCGGCCGCCACCTCACCAAGGTCACCATCTCAATTCCCGGCGCCGCCCCGCCGCGGGCTCCTAGACCAGACCCCTCACCTCATGCTCTGGTGCAGCTCGGAAAGGGACGGCGGGCGGAGAGGCAGGCCCTCGATGACGTCATCACCGCTCGCCGCCGAGGGGCGGGCGTCAGCAGCTCGCGCCGATTCCTTCCTATCTTCCCCACCCTAGAGAGGTACGGGAACGGGAAGGGCAGGGCTCGCAGCCCCGCCTCTGGCGCGCCTAACGACGAGACGGCAGGGATATTAGCTGGCAGATGGACCTGGCAGTCCGCCAGCGAGCAGCATGCAGGCGCCCGGGGGGACCCTCAACGCCCAGCCGGGCTGGTATGTCTCTGCCCAGCAGCTCGAAGAGGCGGAGGCGGAAGAGTCGTGCCCGTTGCTAAGCAACGTAAGTGGGCTCCGCGCTTCCCGGCGCTCACGGCCTCTGGGCTTCCCTGAAGTGCCTGCCAAATAAGACCGGGAAAAGAAGGGCGACGGCccggggagaggggagaagctGAGCCTGACTCCTGGGGGATGGGGCCCAAAGGCAACAGTGAGATTCAGATGAGATCCGGCGGAGTGCTTGAATGTGAAAGCGGCCTAACAGGTCCTAGGAAG includes:
- the TRMT5 gene encoding tRNA (guanine(37)-N1)-methyltransferase, which produces MRILWRPFAFSRRLLKVENCRITESESIPLAWTSLIQTLSRATGIFLLDQRKRFSTMPETETNQRDSELFAPPSDVRGMTKLDRTAFKKTVTIPALKVRKEIVSKLMRSLKRAALQRPGIKRVIEDPEDEESRLIMLDPYKMFTNDSFEKAELDILRQLNVNPQISKYNLELTYENFKSEEILRAVLPEGQDVTSGFSRVGHIAHLNLRDHQLPFKHLIGQVMIDKNPGITSAVNKINNIDNTYRNFQMEVLSGEENMMTKVRENNNTYEFDFSKVYWNPRLSTEHSRITELLKPGDVLFDVFAGVGPFAIPVAKKNCTVFANDLNPESHKWLLHNCKLNKVDQKVKVFNLDGKDFLQGPVREELMQQLGPLSKERKHSVHIVMNLPAKAIEFLSAFKLLLDGQPCGSELLPVVHCYSFSKDANPAKDVQQRAGAVLGISLEACSSVHLVRNVAPNKEMLCITFQIPAAVLYKNQTPNPENYEDPPFKRRRTDKAFSEEKTQIASVT